One Carassius auratus strain Wakin chromosome 16, ASM336829v1, whole genome shotgun sequence genomic window carries:
- the LOC113116424 gene encoding mediator of DNA damage checkpoint protein 1-like isoform X1 yields the protein MFRKWCPSLLHDKLERRMDATQQIEDPFSEEEEEEEQEEEEKGAPEREQLATLKVFKNDHIPETEFPLYIGENVIGRDPAACSVLLPTRSVSNRHAVISISVFRSSSDRFGNGDDVEALLWDMGSLNGTRKGRFKLTPQVRYALTEGESVVLADVPCQYTGLKISKKDTRITPEKEGVSKMEKKISPALSSSDSEGVQNRLKVKERIILPPVPLWSPEDEQPKMSSPQSEITLVPESDSDGESAPDERKDFVSDSASSSHLCSSTNSSFLTPAKKVIPESEDESFITPSLASIERFRLRQNPDEPCSVSSKPGPLVLNLDGDVDSEEKNLEKSKPEEEAQPELAAKVEPVSSSEFHMDSDTDVEEEELETSKAGPEAQEAETLEKSISSVGLHMDSDTDVEEEEEKNKTKTEAQIEQAPKVGPASSADLHMDSDTDVEEEEPEASKTEPQAQEAETLDKSVSSVGLHMDSDTDAEENEEEKSKTEPKVYTEEAPKVTSDLHMDSDTDAEEDDEEKSKTKPKSHTEEAPKVTSDLHMDSDTDAEEDEEEKSKTKPKSHTEEAPKVTSDLHMDSDTDVEENEGSVTEKVSKNEAVTESPPSAAAPHTEFHMDSDTDVEDDNPKKVSVATEVSHAIGEGSDVRPTSAPETELHMDSDTDVDEENEGKEKVKARSLSNSETDDEDPFKLLPGKPVKAAQSHKVSLGSKAEQSEESTCKKQDHHSQAKPNLEEPTQAFGHLEEEWDLLATQAYGPAGTSARLKPKQLDLEATQAYGTETDWEPLNHTQPYSNFSTAETQLIPVAKPDDDKKEEEDKETQNDSHLSTADTLIIASTPKREEQTQPFSLFTAQTQLVWEGEDKEAYQNEPTQLMTDTIEETEEGEEENMERGRRNHGGETVHKGKNTSSSFIIAETQPMCEEEEATDADLSGDGFQKPSTRQQAEKYDSVHLAENNFSSHLAIAETQPMCEEDDAPDQDKVVSSSFIEKPSSYHVTIAETQPMFEDDEAPEDDVNNEVRKRQTEGEPEHHIEKASTSNRTIPETQSVGGNDEEQEEELSRKMSIRKSHRFRPKKEKEVPLPITETQPMCEEEQAEDLKSEVSSGRQQATRSPEHAKSDLTACITVAETQPMCEEEVPCEDLINAVSTRQIDADKSTEPPIPSSSHISVDETESVHKEDEGQEKDLSSKMASRRSRRGRPKKDDEVTQTAEAVHQTITETQPIPQKVIERDEDMNSGVKARRSRRGRQIKEDCIHNPAEAAVSSISINTEMQPVHEDRTERDEDLSGIGSKRPRRGRQKDEGEPAQSAEPNSDLSVVETQPMVEEDVQEETTVRSSRRQKKDKTEVKENTQEEPSVRSSRRQRKDKTEVDSETTLSNKVQGKTRKGQEGKRKRGKVLSEDEEESVEEKTTRRGTRRTGIKLKCSEKEEEEKLEERNAQEEERMEKELKEREETERLETEEKEILEYGRKEQEEPEQRKRAESEMRQKLEREHKELEEKERLKREEEEKMRIQREKDNLEKEERERLERERRELEEQRRKEEEERIQREKEENERLEKKEKERLERERKEEERIQREKEEKERLEREKRELEEQRQKEEEERIQKEKERLEAEREQLEKKRQENEEIQMREKEPKKTKERNHKKLKNEEDKTELEAPQVALSRQTRRCSSSSVNSEQSVSSQQEVSSQRGRGRGRGRGRGKQTADEQPISARQSSRRGPASAVEDTEQDSNSTTRSRSRSSSRSSERSAQSIGPSNQGARGRGRGRKSTKLPEPEEISQAKTPGKGRGRGGRRSGVENVNVGMDNQREQDAEMVETNTAVPQTNSRGRKRTANASTSPEEAPSPTPKTPRRSVTSQAHKVLFTGLTDEDGERVVSRLGGCLAKGVNDMTHLVTDKARRTVKFLCAVARGVPIVTPEWLKKCGKSGHFLSTDEYILKDTEQEKKFSFSLQTSLQTAQTQPLLKGYEIHVTPSVMPEPSQMKEIITCCGARFLPKMPSAHKGHTVVVSCEQDRALCVKAVSMSLPVVSTEFLLTGILQQRVDLQAYSLTSSLNTSNQPADPKAAARGRRK from the exons CTAGAGAGGAGGATGGATGCCACTCAGCAGATCGAAGATCCCTtctctgaagaagaagaagaagaagaacaggaagaggaagagaaaggagCACCAGAAAGAGAGCAATTAGCAACACTAAAGGTGTTCAAAAATGACCACATACCAGAGACAG AATTCCCTCTCTACATTGGAGAGAATGTCATCGGTCGCGATCCTGCTGCCTGTTCTGTTCTGCTTCCGACCCGATCTGTTTCCAATCGGCATGCTGTCATCTCCATCTCAGTATTCCGCTCTAGCAGCGATCGTTTCGGTAACGGTGATGATGTAGAAGCACTTTTATGGGACATGGGCAGTTTGAATGGAACCAGGAAAGGCAGATTCAAGCTGACGCCTCAGGTCCGATACGCTTTGACCGAGGGTGAGAGTGTGGTGCTCGCTGATGTGCCATGTCAATACACTGGCCTGAAGATCTCAAAGAAAGATACACGCATAACTCCAGAGaaagaaggtgtgtccaaaatggagaaaaaaataagtcCAGCTTTATCAAGTAGTGACTCGGAAGGTGTGCAAAACAGGTTGAAGGTGAAAGAGAGGATCATTTTGCCTCCTGTGCCTTTATGGAGCCCTGAAGATGAACAACCCAAAATGAGTTCACCACAGTCTGAGATCACCCTGGTGCCTGAATCGGACTCAGATGGAGAGAGTGCGCCAGATGAGAGGAAAGATTTTG TCTCAGACTCGGCGTCTTCCTCTCATCTGTGTAGCTCCACAAATTCATCATTCCTGACCCCTGCAAAAAAAGTCATTCCAGAGAG TGAGGATGAAAGTTTCATCACTCCGTCTTTAGCCTCAATAGAGCGGTTCAGACTGAGGCAAAACCCTGATGAGCCTTGTTCAGTGTCATCTAAGCCTGGCCCTCTAGTCCTAAATCTGGACGGTGACGTTGATTCTGAAGAAAAGAACCTGGAGAAAAGCAAGCCTGAAGAAGAGGCTCAGCCTGAATTAGCTGCAAAGGTGGAACCAGTATCTTCATCTGAATTTCATATGGACAGTGATACTGATGTTGAGGAAGAGGAACTGGAGACAAGTAAGGCCGGACCAGAGGCTCAAGAAGCAGAAACTCTCGAGAAATCTATATCTTCAGTTGGGCTTCATATGGACAGTGATACTGATgttgaagaagaggaagagaaaaataaaactaaaacagagGCTCAGATTGAACAAGCACCAAAGGTGGGACCAGCATCTTCAGCTGACCTTCATATGGACAGTGATACTGATGTTGAGGAAGAGGAACCAGAAGCAAGTAAGACTGAACCACAGGCTCAAGAAGCAGAAACTCTTGATAAATCTGTCTCTTCAGTTGGACTTCATATGGACAGTGATACTGATGCTGAAGAAAATGAGGAAGAGAAAAGCAAGACTGAACCGAAGGTTTACACTGAAGAAGCTCCAAAGGTGACATCAGATCTTCATATGGACAGTGATACTGATGCTGAAGAAGATGACGAAGAGAAGAGCAAGACTAAACCCAAGTCTCACACTGAAGAAGCTCCAAAGGTGACATCAGATCTTCATATGGACAGTGATACTGATGCTGAAGAAGATGAGGAAGAGAAAAGCAAGACTAAACCCAAGTCTCACACTGAAGAAGCTCCAAAGGTGACATCAGATCTTCATATGGACAGTGATACTGATGTTGAGGAGAATGAGGGCTCTGTAACTGAAAAGGTCTCCAAAAATGAAGCCGTTACAGAAAGTCCTCCATCAGCAGCAGCACCACATACAGAATTTCACATGGACAGTGACACTGATGTTGAAGATGATAATCCCAAGAAGGTGTCAGTTGCAACAGAGGTCTCGCATGCCATTGGAGAGGGAAGTGATGTCAGGCCTACATCAGCTCCAGAGACAGAGCTCCACATGGACAGTGACACAGATGTAGATGAAGAGAATGAGGGCAAGGAAAAGGTGAAGGCCAGAAGTCTGTCAAACAGTGAAACGGATGATGAGGATCCTTTTAAACTTTTACCAGGCAAACCTGTGAAGGCCGCACAGAGTCACAAGGTTTCTCTAGGTAGCAAAGCAGAGCAATCAGAAGAGAGCACCTGTAAAAAGCAAGACCATCATTCTCAAGCAAAACCTAATCTTGAGGAACCAACCCAAGCTTTTGGCCACTTAGAAGAAGAGTGGGATTTACTGGCCACGCAAGCATACG GACCTGCTGGAACCAGTGCTAGGCTCAAGCCAAAGCAGCTTGATCTTGAGGCTACACAGGCATATGGAACAGAGACAGACTGGGAGCCTCTGaaccatacccaaccctactccAACTTCTCAACTGCTGAAACTCAGCTCATTCCAGTAGCAAAGCCTGATGATGACAAGAAGGAGGAGGAAGATAAAGAGACACAAAATGACTCTCACCTTTCCACAGCAGATACTCTGATCATAGCCAGCACCCCAAAACGGGAGGAACAGACGCAGCcgttttctctcttcacagcccAAACACAACTTGTCTGGGAGGGAGAAGACAAAGAGGCTTATCAGAATGAGCCCACCCAGCTCATGACCGACACCATTGAAGAAACTGAAGAGGGTGAGGAGGAGAACATGGAACGAGGTAGGAGAAACCATGGTGGAGAGACAGTACACAAAGGCAAAAACACCAGCTCCAGTTTTATAATTGCTGAAACTCAGCCCATGTGTGAGGAAGAAGAGGCAACAGATGCAGATCTGAGTGGGGATGGCTTTCAGAAACCAAGTACAAGACAACAGGCTGAGAAATATGATTCTGTACATCTTGCTGAAAACAACTTCAGCTCCCATCTCGCTATAGCTGAAACACAACCGATGTGTGAGGAGGACGACGCACCAGATCAGGACAAAGTGGTCAGCAGTAGTTTTATAGAGAAACCTTCCAGTTACCATGTCACCATCGCAGAAACACAGCCAATGTTTGAAGACGACGAAGCACCAGAGGATGATGTGAACAATGAGGTCAGGAAACGACAAACTGAGGGTGAGCCTGAACATCATATTGAGAAAGCCTCTACCTCCAATCGTACCATCCCTGAAACACAGTCTGTCGGTGGAAATGATGAAGAACAAGAGGAAGAGCTCAGCAGAAAGATGTCTATCAGAAAATCACACAGGTTTAGACCAAAAAAAGAGAAGGAAGTCCCACTACCTATAACAGAAACACAACCAATGTGTGAGGAAGAACAAGCTGAGGATCTGAAAAGTGAGGTTAGCTCTGGGAGACAACAAGCAACAAGATCTCCAGAACATGCTAAATCGGACTTGACAGCATGTATCACTGTTGCTGAAACGCAACCTATGTGTGAAGAAGAGGTACCATGTGAAGATCTGATTAATGCAGTTAGCACCAGACAGATAGATGCAGACAAATCCACAGAACCCCCAATACCCTCGAGCTCCCATATCAGCGTGGATGAAACCGAGTCTGTGCATAAGGAAGATGAAGGACAGGAAAAAGACCTCAGCAGCAAGATGGCAAGCAGACGTTCACGCAGGGGAAGACCAAAGAAAGATGATGAGGTAACACAAACTGCCGAGGCTGTTCATCAGACTATCACAGAAACCCAACCAATTCCTCAAAAAGTGATTGAAAGAGATGAAGATATGAACAGCGGAGTGAAAGCCAGGAGGTCCCGCAGAGGAAGGCAGATAAAAGAAGACTGCATTCACAATCCTGCTGAAGCTGCCGTCAGCTCCATTTCTATTAACACGGAAATGCAGCCTGTTCATGAGGACAGAACTGAAAGGGATGAAGATCTGAGTGGCATCGGATCCAAAAGACCCCGCAGAGGAAGACAAAAAGATGAAGGTGAACCTGCACAGTCTGCTGAACCAAACTCTGATCTCAGTGTGGTTGAAACACAGCCAATGGTTGAGGAGGACGTCCAAGAAGAAACTACTGTCAGAAGCAGCAGAAGACAGAAGAAAGACAAGACAGAAGTAAAGGAGAACACCCAAGAAGAACCTAGTGTCAGAAGCAGCAGAAGACAGAGGAAAGACAAGACCGAGGTGGACAGTGAGACAACTCTATCTAACAAAGTCCAAGGTAAAACTAGAAAAGGGCaggaaggaaaaagaaagagagggaaagtGTTGTCTGAGGACGAGGAAGAGAGTGTAGAAGAAAAAACCACAAGGAGAGGAACCAGACGGACAGGTATAAAACTGAAGTGTAGTGAAAAGGAAGAAGAGGAAAAATTGGAGGAGAGGAATGCCCAAGAAGAGGAGAGGATGGAGAAAGAGCTTAAAGAACGAGAGGAGACAGAGAGGTTAGAGACGGAAGAGAAGGAGATACTGGAGTACGGGAGAAAGGAACAAGAAGAACCTGAACAGAGAAAGAGGGCTGAATCTGAAATGAGACAAAAACTAGAAAGGGAGCACAAGGAGCTAGAGGAAAAAGAACGACTGAAAAGGGAAGAAGAGGAAAAAATGAGAATTCAGCGGGAAAAAGATAATTTAGAAAAAGAAGAGAGGGAGAGGTTGGAAAGGGAGAGGAGAGAACTAGAAGAACAAAGacgaaaagaagaagaggaaaggATTCAGagggaaaaagaggaaaatgaacgattagaaaaaaaagagaaggagaggttggagagggagaggaaagaagaagaaagaattcAGAGGGAGAAAGAAGAGAAGGAAAGGTTGGAGAGGGAGAAGAGAGAACTAGAAGAACAAAGACAAAAGGAAGAAGAGGAAAGAATTCAAAAGGAGAAGGAAAGATTAGAGGCGGAAAGAGAACaattagaaaagaaaagacaagaaaatgagGAAATTCAGATGAGAGAAAAAGAGCCAAAAAAGACGAAGGAGAGAAACCATAAGAAACTAAAGAATGAGGAGGACAAGACAGAACTAGAAGCTCCTCAAGTTGCTCTATCCAGACAAACACGCCGCTGCTCAAGTTCCTCTGTGAACTCGGAGCAGTCTGTATCCTCACAACAAGAGGTGTCCAGCCAGAGGGGACGAGGGCGAGGCAGGGGACGAGGCCGAGGGAAACAGACCGCTGATGAGCAACCCATCAGTGCTAGACAGTCTAGCAGGAGAGGACCAGCTAGTGCAGTTGAAGACACAGAGCAGGACTCCAATTCAACAACCCGTTCCCGATCCCGCTCCAGTTCTAGAAGTTCTGAAAGATCTGCTCAGAGTATCGGACCTTCGAACCAAGGGGCGAGAGGAAGAGGCAGAGGCAGGAAGAGTACAAAACTACCAGAACCGGAAGAAATTTCCCAAGCTAAAACTCCTGGGAAAGGCAGGGGAAGAGGAGGAAGGCGTTCTGGTGTGGAGAATGTAAATGTCGGAATGGACAATCAGCGTGAGCAAGATGCTGAGATGGTGGAAACCAACACTGCTGTACCCCAAACCAACAGCAGAGGTCGTAAGAGAACAGCCAACGCTAGCACGTCCCCTGAAGAGGCTCCTTCACCCACACCCAAGACTCCAAGGCGATCCGTGACTAGTCAGGCGCACAAG GTGTTATTCACTGGGCTGACAGATGAGGACGGAGAAAGAGTGGTCTCCCGGTTAGGTGGATGTTTGGCAAAGGGAGTGAACGATATGACTCACCTGGTAACTGATAAAGCGAGACGCACTGTGAAGTTTTTGTGTGCTGTTGCCAGAGGGGTGCCAATCGTGACTCCTGAATGGCTAAAGAAG TGTGGAAAATCTGGCCATTTCCTTTCTACTGATGAATATATATTGAAAGATACCGAGCAGGAGAAAAAGTTTAGTTTCAGCCTACAGACGTCACTGCAAACTGCTCAAACTCAACCCCTTTTAAAG GGTTATGAGATTCACGTAACCCCTTCTGTGATGCCGGAACCGTCTCAAATGAAAGAAATCATCACCTGTTGTGGAGCACGCTTCCTCCCCAAAATGCCCTCTGCTCACAAG GGACACACTGTGGTGGTGTCATGTGAGCAGGACAGGGCGCTTTGTGTTAAGGCAGTGAGTATGTCATTGCCCGTGGTCAGCACAGAGTTCCTATTGACTGGCATTCTGCAGCAGAGAGTTGACCTGCAGGCCTATTCTCTCACTTCCTCTCTCAACACGTCCAATCAGCCTGCGGACCCCAAAGCTGCTGCCAGGGGCCGAAGGAAGTAG